A region from the Muribaculum gordoncarteri genome encodes:
- a CDS encoding 2-oxoacid:ferredoxin oxidoreductase subunit beta translates to MDCIKYTAADYKSDQSVRWCPGCGDHAILNVLHKAMAEIGVAPHNTAVISGIGCSSRLPYYMNTYGFHTIHGRAAAVATGFKVANPAMTVWQISGDGDGLAIGGNHFIHAVRRNVDINLLLFNNKIYGLTKGQYSPTSARGFVSKSSPYGTTEDPFIPAELVFGARGNFFGRSIDVDLPIAQEVMVAAARHRGTSVVEMLQNCVIFNNGIHNYISDREFRAERTIHLRHGEKMLFGKNMEKGLVRDGFLLKAVELGKDGYTIDDVLVHDAHTPSNFLHQQLAMMDGYDLPLAVGVIRDVESPVYNEEIDMQIEQVRAKKGFDRLRDMILAGETWEVK, encoded by the coding sequence ATGGATTGCATAAAATATACAGCAGCTGACTATAAGAGCGACCAATCGGTGCGCTGGTGCCCCGGATGTGGCGACCATGCCATACTCAACGTGCTCCACAAGGCTATGGCCGAAATAGGCGTGGCTCCCCACAACACAGCCGTGATTTCGGGCATCGGGTGCAGCTCGCGCCTCCCTTACTACATGAACACCTACGGATTCCACACCATCCACGGCCGTGCCGCCGCAGTGGCTACGGGATTCAAGGTGGCCAATCCGGCAATGACCGTGTGGCAGATTTCGGGTGACGGCGACGGCCTTGCCATAGGCGGAAACCACTTCATCCATGCAGTGCGTCGAAATGTCGACATCAACCTGCTGTTGTTCAACAATAAGATCTACGGCTTGACCAAGGGTCAGTATTCACCCACAAGCGCACGCGGATTTGTGAGCAAGTCATCGCCCTACGGCACTACCGAGGATCCGTTTATCCCGGCCGAACTCGTGTTTGGCGCCCGTGGCAACTTCTTCGGCCGCTCGATCGATGTCGACCTGCCCATCGCCCAGGAGGTGATGGTGGCCGCCGCCCGTCACCGTGGCACTTCGGTTGTAGAGATGCTTCAGAACTGCGTGATATTCAACAACGGCATACACAACTACATCAGCGACCGCGAGTTCCGCGCCGAGCGCACAATTCATCTGCGTCACGGCGAGAAGATGCTCTTCGGCAAGAACATGGAGAAGGGACTTGTGCGCGACGGATTCCTGCTGAAGGCCGTCGAGCTTGGCAAGGACGGATACACTATCGACGATGTGCTCGTTCATGACGCTCACACCCCGAGCAACTTCCTCCACCAGCAGCTTGCCATGATGGACGGCTACGACCTGCCGCTTGCTGTGGGCGTGATCCGCGATGTGGAGAGTCCCGTCTACAACGAGGAGATCGACATGCAGATCGAGCAGGTGCGCGCCAAGAAGGGATTTGACCGGTTGCGCGACATGATTCTCGCAGGCGAAACCTGGGAGGTCAAGTAA
- a CDS encoding dihydroorotase, whose amino-acid sequence MNDTIIYNALLINEGEKFKGYVVTDGPVIARVGRGDAPADLIAACREAVDARGSYLLPGVIDDQVHFRDPGLVHKGDIATESIAAVAGGVTSFMDMPNTKPPTVTQKALREKLQHASEVSAANYSFFIGATNDNMRELLECDYKITPGVKLFLGSSTGNMLVDEESARDRIFSEVPAIIAVHSEDEATIRANRQRYESECGGSVPVEMHPLIRSREACVLSTRRAIERAERCNTRLHVLHVSTADEVAMFSDAPLPEKRITAEVCVHHLWFCDEDYARLGSRIKMNPAVKSRADRDALRQGLRDGRIDIVATDHAPHLPAEKEGDALTAASGAPMVQFSLPVMLELADMGVFTHQLVVDKMCHAPARLYDIMGRGFIREGYMADLVLVKPGEAYTVTDDMVLSRCGWTPLAGTTLHNRVTDTWVNGHRACRDGKVDDTVRGTELRYGGK is encoded by the coding sequence GTGAACGATACTATCATCTACAATGCTCTGCTTATCAACGAGGGCGAGAAATTCAAGGGTTACGTGGTGACCGACGGCCCGGTCATAGCCCGTGTGGGGCGTGGTGACGCGCCTGCCGATCTCATTGCAGCCTGCCGCGAGGCTGTCGACGCCCGAGGCTCCTATCTGCTCCCCGGAGTGATCGACGACCAGGTACACTTCCGTGACCCCGGACTGGTGCATAAGGGCGACATTGCCACCGAGTCGATTGCCGCAGTGGCGGGAGGTGTGACATCGTTCATGGACATGCCCAATACCAAGCCGCCAACAGTGACCCAGAAGGCGCTTCGCGAGAAGCTGCAGCATGCGTCGGAGGTGTCGGCGGCCAACTACTCATTCTTCATCGGAGCTACCAACGACAACATGCGTGAGCTCCTTGAGTGTGACTATAAAATCACTCCCGGCGTGAAGCTGTTTCTGGGTTCGTCGACAGGCAATATGCTCGTCGACGAGGAGTCGGCGCGTGACCGCATATTCAGCGAAGTGCCGGCCATAATAGCCGTGCACTCCGAGGACGAGGCAACCATACGCGCCAATCGTCAGCGTTACGAAAGCGAGTGTGGAGGCAGCGTGCCGGTTGAGATGCATCCGCTCATCCGCAGTCGTGAGGCTTGCGTGCTGTCGACACGAAGGGCCATCGAGCGCGCCGAGCGATGCAACACGAGGCTTCATGTGCTGCATGTGTCGACCGCCGATGAAGTGGCCATGTTTTCCGATGCACCGCTCCCCGAGAAGCGCATAACGGCCGAGGTGTGTGTGCACCACCTTTGGTTCTGCGACGAGGACTATGCCCGGCTTGGATCGAGGATAAAGATGAATCCCGCGGTCAAGAGCCGTGCCGACCGCGATGCTCTCCGTCAGGGATTGCGCGACGGCCGCATCGACATCGTGGCCACCGACCATGCTCCGCATCTGCCTGCCGAAAAGGAGGGCGATGCCCTCACTGCCGCTTCGGGGGCGCCTATGGTGCAGTTCTCGCTTCCCGTGATGCTGGAGCTTGCCGACATGGGAGTGTTTACTCATCAGCTCGTGGTCGACAAGATGTGTCACGCGCCCGCAAGACTGTATGACATCATGGGGCGAGGCTTCATCCGCGAGGGTTATATGGCCGACTTGGTGCTGGTGAAGCCCGGCGAGGCCTACACGGTGACCGACGACATGGTGCTGAGCCGATGCGGCTGGACGCCACTTGCCGGTACAACTCTCCACAATCGCGTTACCGATACATGGGTAAACGGGCATCGGGCGTGCCGTGACGGAAAAGTCGACGACACTGTGCGAGGCACGGAATTGCGATACGGCGGTAAATGA
- a CDS encoding leucine-rich repeat domain-containing protein, producing the protein MTILALHGLILGGCSSDDDPEPQKPYRLFNEQDSAIACEIYKSYSGKLEGVGPELILDSIKTWPSMWVWDKEEKRYNLVGLEIFSFDEPESGAYGYIPECIGELKHLRSLSIIGKCYYGELPESVTKLNLEHLWIEFTQFTSLPDDIFTENLTYVSIIENRKLKKLPPSVTRLRYRPTYPEPIFYMPDNAFTGECPAITHAYVQLFNNNFTSLDWTGAGGVDWLVNGSVIHSGANLQGNRLQGEVPADVLEKLLKDPIRFNNFHGQILQQQEGYGFTNIPSWAEVSEMEKEYIANNPDWKENLPKWGEELPER; encoded by the coding sequence TTGACAATTCTCGCACTGCATGGATTAATATTGGGGGGATGCAGTTCCGATGACGATCCGGAACCGCAAAAGCCATACCGTCTGTTCAATGAACAAGACAGCGCAATCGCCTGCGAAATATATAAATCATATAGCGGAAAACTGGAAGGAGTGGGGCCGGAATTAATACTCGACAGCATAAAGACATGGCCAAGCATGTGGGTCTGGGATAAGGAGGAAAAGCGTTACAATCTTGTGGGTTTAGAGATTTTCTCATTTGATGAACCTGAATCAGGAGCTTATGGGTACATTCCTGAATGTATCGGAGAGCTTAAGCACCTCAGGTCACTTTCTATAATAGGAAAATGCTATTATGGAGAATTACCTGAATCAGTGACCAAGCTGAATCTTGAACATTTATGGATTGAATTCACGCAATTCACCTCACTTCCTGATGACATCTTCACCGAAAACCTTACATATGTGTCAATAATAGAAAATAGGAAGCTGAAAAAACTACCTCCTTCGGTAACCAGATTAAGATATCGCCCCACCTATCCTGAACCTATATTCTATATGCCTGATAACGCATTCACGGGCGAATGTCCGGCAATAACCCATGCCTATGTTCAGCTTTTCAATAATAACTTCACATCATTGGACTGGACCGGTGCCGGAGGTGTGGACTGGTTGGTCAACGGAAGCGTAATACATTCGGGTGCAAATCTGCAGGGAAATCGCCTCCAAGGCGAGGTACCTGCAGATGTTCTTGAAAAACTTCTTAAGGACCCTATCAGATTCAATAACTTTCATGGTCAAATATTGCAGCAACAGGAAGGTTACGGATTTACCAATATCCCATCATGGGCTGAAGTTAGCGAAATGGAAAAAGAGTATATTGCAAATAATCCCGACTGGAAGGAGAATCTTCCCAAATGGGGGGAGGAACTGCCCGAGCGATAA
- a CDS encoding 2-oxoacid:acceptor oxidoreductase subunit alpha: MLEKTNVKTLDKVVVRFSGDSGDGMQLAGNIFTNVSAGVGNQVSTFPDYPAEIRAPQGSLGGVSGFQVHIGTNVHTPGDKADVLIAMNPAALKQNVKHLKPGGVVIVDIDSFKEADLKKALFETADPFKELNLNAQVIEVPVTSMTKAALAESGLDNKSVLKCRNIFALGLVCWLFDRPLEAAMHHLKNKFARKPAIYEANAKVIQAGYDYGSNIHASVSTYRIESEDIRPGHYTDINGNTATAWGLIMAAEKSGRPLFLGSYPITPATDILHELAKRKDLGVKAVQMEDEIAGVCSAIGASFAGNLGVTSTSGPGLALKSEGIGLAVMAELPLVVIDVQRGGPSTGLPTKTEQTDLMQALYGRNGESPLVVVAPASPTDCFTMAFEASRIAIEHMTPVILLSDAFIGNGSSAWRIPDDDEYPAIKPHYVPEEMRSTWRAYQRDEESNVRYWAIPGTEGLTHRLGGLEKDFVTGAISTDPANHEKMVYVRKAKIEKIANDIPELEVLCDADADTLLVGWGGTYGHLYTAAQELCKEGRKVAFAHFRYINPLPRNTREVLSRYKKVICAELNTGQFADYLQSKFAGLEVKRINKVQGQPFLVQEVVDGVKKFMDEK, translated from the coding sequence ATGTTAGAGAAAACCAATGTAAAGACTCTTGACAAAGTAGTCGTGAGATTTTCCGGCGATTCCGGCGACGGAATGCAGCTTGCCGGCAACATCTTCACTAATGTGTCGGCCGGAGTCGGAAACCAAGTTTCGACTTTCCCCGACTATCCGGCAGAAATCCGCGCCCCGCAAGGTTCGCTTGGCGGAGTATCGGGATTTCAGGTTCATATAGGAACAAATGTACACACACCGGGCGACAAGGCCGATGTGCTTATTGCCATGAATCCCGCTGCCTTGAAGCAGAATGTCAAGCACCTCAAGCCCGGAGGTGTAGTGATTGTCGACATCGACTCATTCAAGGAAGCCGACCTGAAAAAGGCTCTTTTTGAAACAGCCGACCCCTTCAAGGAACTTAACCTTAACGCACAGGTGATTGAGGTGCCCGTCACCTCGATGACCAAGGCCGCACTTGCCGAATCGGGACTTGACAACAAGTCGGTGCTGAAGTGCCGCAACATATTTGCTCTCGGCCTCGTGTGCTGGTTGTTTGACCGCCCGCTGGAGGCTGCCATGCACCATCTTAAGAACAAGTTTGCCCGCAAGCCCGCCATTTACGAGGCCAATGCCAAGGTAATCCAGGCCGGCTACGACTACGGGTCCAACATACACGCCTCGGTGTCGACCTACCGCATCGAGTCGGAGGACATCCGTCCGGGACACTATACCGACATCAACGGCAACACGGCCACTGCATGGGGATTGATAATGGCCGCCGAGAAGTCGGGTCGTCCGCTCTTCCTCGGAAGCTACCCCATCACTCCCGCCACCGACATTCTTCATGAGCTTGCCAAGCGCAAGGATCTCGGCGTGAAGGCCGTGCAGATGGAGGACGAGATTGCCGGAGTTTGCTCGGCTATCGGAGCGTCATTTGCCGGAAACCTCGGCGTCACTTCAACTTCGGGCCCCGGCCTTGCATTGAAGAGCGAGGGTATAGGTCTTGCCGTTATGGCCGAGCTGCCGCTGGTGGTAATCGATGTACAGCGCGGAGGCCCCTCGACCGGACTTCCCACCAAGACCGAGCAGACCGACCTTATGCAGGCCCTCTACGGTCGCAACGGCGAGTCGCCCCTGGTGGTAGTGGCTCCCGCATCGCCCACCGACTGCTTCACCATGGCCTTTGAGGCTTCGCGCATAGCGATCGAGCACATGACTCCCGTGATTCTGCTCTCCGATGCATTCATCGGCAACGGCTCGTCGGCATGGCGCATTCCCGACGATGACGAATATCCCGCCATCAAGCCCCATTACGTGCCCGAGGAGATGCGCTCCACATGGCGTGCCTATCAGCGCGACGAGGAGAGCAATGTGCGCTACTGGGCAATTCCCGGAACCGAAGGCCTCACCCACCGCCTCGGCGGCCTTGAAAAGGACTTTGTGACAGGTGCCATATCGACCGACCCCGCCAACCATGAGAAGATGGTGTATGTGCGCAAGGCCAAGATTGAGAAGATTGCCAATGACATTCCCGAACTCGAGGTGCTGTGTGACGCCGATGCCGACACGCTGCTCGTGGGCTGGGGAGGTACCTACGGACACCTCTACACCGCAGCTCAGGAGCTGTGCAAGGAGGGCCGCAAGGTGGCTTTTGCCCATTTCCGCTACATAAACCCGCTGCCCCGCAACACCCGCGAAGTGCTTTCACGCTACAAGAAGGTGATATGCGCCGAATTGAACACGGGACAGTTTGCCGACTATCTGCAGAGCAAGTTTGCCGGACTTGAGGTTAAGCGCATCAATAAGGTTCAGGGTCAGCCCTTCCTGGTGCAGGAGGTCGTTGACGGCGTTAAAAAATTTATGGACGAAAAGTAA